TCGGCAACTTCTGGCCGCGCCGCTGGGTGATCGGCAGGCCGGCCAATTGGCGAATCGCCGGGAAGTAGTCGGACTGCACAAACTCCATGCTGGGCAGCTGTGGGTTGAGCAGGCCGTTCTCACGGCCGACCGCCAGGTTGCCTTCGGCGAAGTCCAGGTTGCACACCTCACGTGCGCCACCGGCAGCCGCGCTCAGGCCCACGCCACAGGTGTAGGCGAACAGGTTCAGCACGCTTTTACCGGCACTGTGGTCCTTGACCCAGCCACGGGTGTTGCGCAGGTCGAGGAACAGCAGCGGGTCCTGCCCGGCATGCCGCCCACGCACGCGGTAATTGAGCCCCCACTCGTGGCCAACCAGGTCATCCAATGCGGCGGGTTCGGCGCGGTACACCGTGTCTTCGCGGTCGATGCGCGAGTTGCCGCGAGAGCGGTCGTTGTACACCGGCAGCAGTTCCAGGCCCAGGTGTTGGTTGACCTGTTGATGCAGCGCCAACAGGTCGGCGGTTTCCAGGCTCTGGTGGAAGCTCTGCACCAGCAGTTGCGGGCCGTAGCGGTCGATGGTCAGGCCGCCGGCGCCTTCCTGGCTGCCGTGGAACAGCCGATAGCAATCGGTGCCCTGGGCATGCAGCTCGTTAAGCAGGTCTTGGCGTTGATCGAGGGCGGCGCGCAGCGCCTGATTCAGGGAAGACATGGAGCGCGCCTTGCTAAGTAATGGGGGGCAATTTGGGCGCGGAGTTTAACAGCTATGGGCGCCGGCCTACATCAACCCCATCCGCCGATGGGCGCGCTGCACCGAACCATTGCGCATCGCCCAGCGCAGCAGTGGCGCGCTGCGTTTGACCCCGGCGCGGATCATCTGGCGTTGCAGCGGGCTCTGGTGCTGTTCGAGCATGGCGCTTGCCCAGTCGGGCAGGAGGTCGATTCCGGCTTGCATCATCAGCGCGCCAAAAGGCTTGGCCAGGTGGCTGGGCGCGGGTGCATTGAGCAGCAGGCGCACTACCTCGCGGCTGCGCTCGTCGCACAGCAGTTGTGGGCGAATACGTGCCAGATAATCCGCAATTTCCTGCCGCGAGCGTGGCACATGCCGCGCCCCGAGCCGTTCGGCCACCAGGGCGATTTCGCTGTAGTAACGATCCTGGTCCCCACCCGAGAGGTGCGGGTTGCGATAGCGCAGGTGCGCCGCGAGGAAATTGCTGACCTCCGCCACATGCACCCAGGTCAGCAGGTCCGGGTCGCTGGCCGCGTACGCTCGGCCATCCGGCGCATGCCCGACCACCTGCAGGTGAATGGTGCGCACTTTTTCGATCAGCCACTCGGCGTCCTTGCGCGAGCCGAAGGTGGTGCCGGAAATAAACTGCGAGGTACGCCGCAGACGCCCGAGCATGTCCTGACGGAAATTCGAGTGGTCCCACACGCCCGCCAGAGCCAGCGGGTGCAAGGCTTGCAGCATCAAGGCGCTGATGCCGCCGATAAGCATGCTGCTGAAGTCGCCATGCACCTGCCAACTGACCGAGTCCGGCCCGAACAGGCCCGGGTCGCCCTTGGGATTTTCCAGGTCCAGTTGGCCCAGCGACAGGCCGGTCAGGCTCATCAACTGGGTTTCGATACGGCTGCGGATAAATTCCATGGCGACTCAGGGGCGTCCTATCGGTTCAAGCGTTTGTCGATCAGGCCGTCGACCACGCTCGGGTCGGCCAGGGTTGAGGTATCACCGAGGCTGTCCAGTTCGTTGCAGGCGATCTTGCGCAAAATCCGCCGCATGATCTTGCCCGAGCGGGTCTTCGGCAAGGCTGGCGCCCATTGGATCAGTTCCGGCTTGGCAAAGCTGCCAATTTCCTTGCTGACCAGCTCCAGCAGGTGTTTTTTCAGCGCATCGCTGGGCTCCACGCCATTCATCGGGGTAACGAAGGCATAGATACCCTGGCCCTTCACATCATGCGGGTAGCCGACCACGGCAGCTTCGGCCACCTGGTCATGCAGCACCAGTGCGCTTTCCACTTCGGCCGTGCCGATACGGTGGCCGGACACGTTGATCACATCATCGATGCGCCCGGTGATCCAGTAGTCGCCATCTTCATCGCGGCGTGCGCCGTCACCGGTGAAGTAGTAGCCGGGGTAGGGTTTGAAATAGGTGTCGATCATGCGCTGCGGGTCGCCGTAGACGCTGCGGATCTGCCCTGGCCAGCTGGCTTTGATGGCGAGTACGCCACTGCCGGCGCCGCTGATTTCCTTGCCTTGCTCATCCAGCAGCACGGGTTGTACGCCAAACATCGGCTGGGTGGCACAACCGGGCTTGATCCGCTGGGCGCTGACCAATGGGCTGAGCATGATGCCGCCGGTTTCGGTCTGCCACCAGGTGTCCACGATGGGGCAGCGTTGCTCGCCGACGGCGTTGAAGTACCAATCCCAGGCTTCCGGGTTGATCGGCTCGCCGACACTGCCCAGCAGGCGCAGGCTGGCGCGGGAGGTGTTCTCCAGTGGGCCGTGGCCTTCACGCATCAGGGCACGCAGAGCGGTGGGCGCGGTGTAGAAGATGTTCACCGAATGTTTATCGATGACCTGCCAGAAGCGTGAACTGTCCGGGTAGCTCGGCACGCCTTCGAACATCAGCGAGGTCGCGCCATTGGCCAGCGGGCCATACACGATGTAGCTGTGGCCGGTGACCCAGCCCACATCGGCGGTGCACCAGAACACCTCGCCGTCGCGGTAATCGAGCACGTATTTGAAGGTCATCGCGGCTTGCAGCAGGTAGCCGCCGGTGGTGTGCAGCACGCCCTTGGGTTTGCCGGTGCTGCCGGAGGTGTAGAGGATGAACAGAGGGTCTTCGGCGCCCATCGGCTCGGGCGGGCAGTCGTCGCTGGCGGCCTCCACAGCCTGTTGATACTTGAGGTCGCGACCTTCGCTCCAGTTCACGCTTGCTCCGGTGCGTTCAACCACCAATACGGTGCTGACATTCGGGCAACTGGCCAGGGCTTTGTCGACATTTTGTTTCAGCGCCACCGGCTTGCCGCCGCGCACGCCTTCATCGGCGGTGATCACTGTGCGGCAATCGGCGTCGAGAATCCGGTCGCGCAGGGCGTCCGGCGAGAACCCACCAAACACCACCGAATGCACCGCGCCAATGCGTGTGCAGGCCAGCATCGCGTAGGCGGCTTCGGGGATCATTGGCATGTAGATGCACACCCGGTCGCCCTTTTTCACGCCACGGCTTTTCAGCACATTGGCCAGGCGGCTGACGTTTTGATGGAGTTGGCGGTAGGTGATTTTGGAAGACTTTGCCGGATCGTCGCCTTCCCAGATAAAGGCCGGCTGGTCAGCGCGCTGGGCCAGGTGACGGTCGATGCAGTTGTAGCTGACGTTCAATTGGCCGCCGGCAAACCATTGGGCGGCGCCGGTGCGGATGTCTGATTGCTGGACGGTGTGCCACGGGGTCATCCAGTCGAGAAAGGCCTTCGCCTGCTCGGCCCAGAACAAGTCGGGTTGCTCAACGGATTGGCGATAGAGGCGCTGGTAGTCGGCTTGACTGAGCTGTGCAGCAAGACGGACGGCATCGGCGGTGGGGAAGGTGCTGATATCGAACATGAGCGGTCCTTATTCTTGTTTTGGGGACAAGTCATAAAGATGCACGCTGTGAGGGGAGGTTCAAGGCCAACGTCCAAACGGACGTTGGCCTTGATGAACCAGCTTCAGCCGCGGTGACGACCGCGGAAGTAGTTGATCAGGCCCTGGGTCGACGCATCGTCGGCCAGGGTTTCTTCGGCACCGGTCAGGCGGTTGTAGACGCCCTTGCCCAGCTCTTTACCCAGCTCCACGCCCCATTGGTCGAAGGCATTGATGCCCCAGATCACGCTCTGTACGAACACTTTGTGTTCATACATCGCCACCAGTGCGCCCAGACGGCGCGGGCTGATGCGCTCCACCACGATGGTGTTGCTCGGACGGTTGCCCGGGATCACCTTGTGCGGTGCCAGCTTCTGCACCTCGGCTTCCGGCAGGCCCTTCTCGCGCAGTTCGGCTTCGGCTTCGCTGCGGGTCTTGCCGAGCATCAGCGCCTGGCTTTGGGACAGGCAGTTGGCGTACAGCCATTGGTGATGGTCGGACACCGGGTTGAAGCTGACGATTGGCACGATAAAGTCGGCCGGGATCAGTTGGGTCCCCTGGTGCAGCAACTGGTGGTAGGCGTGCTGACCGTTGCAGCCTACGCCGCCCCAGATCACCGGGCCGGTATCGGTGGACACCGGTGTACCGTCCTGACGCACGCTTTTGCCGTTGGACTCCATGTCCAGCTGTTGCAAGTGTTTGGTGATGTTACGCAAATAGTGGTCGTACGGCAGGATCGCATGGCTCTGCGCGCCCCAGAAGTTGCCGTACCACACGCCCAGCAAGCCCAACAGCACCGGCATGTTGGCCTCGAACGGGGCGTTCTGGAAATGCTGGTCCATGGTGTAGGCACCGGACAGCAGTTCCTTGAAGTTGGACATGCCGATCGCCAGGGCAATCGGCAAGCCGATGGCCGACCACAGCGAGTAGCGGCCGCCGACCCAGTCCCACATCGGGAAGATGTTTTCTTCGCGGATACCGAAGGCCACGGCTGCCGCGTTGTTGCTCGATACGGCGATAAAGTGGCGGTACAGCTCGGCTTCCGAGCCACCCTGGGCCAGGTACCAGGCGCGGGCGGCCTGAGCGTTTTTCAGGGTTTCGAGGGTGTTGAAGGATTTCGACGAGACGATAAACAACGTGGTCTCGGCGCGCAGCTTCATGGTCAGTTCGTGGAACTCACTGCCGTCGATATTCGCCAGGTAGTGGCAGCGCACGCCTTTATGGGCGTAGGACAGCAGTGCTTCAGAGACCAGCTCCGGGCCGAGGAACGAGCCACCGATGCCGATGTTCACCACGTCGGTGATCGGCTTCTCGGTGTAGCCACGCCACAGGCCATCGTGGATGCGGCCCACGAGGTCGGTGATCTGGTTCAGCACCTTGTGCACGTCGGGCATGATGTTCACGCCGTTGACCGACAGCTTGTCACCCACCGGGCGGCGCAGTGCGGTGTGCAGGGCAGGGCGGCCTTCGGAGGAGTTGACCGGCTCGCCGGCGTACAGGGCGTCGATGGCGCCTTTAAGATTCACTTCCTTGGCCAGGCCCACGAGCAGGTCGCGGGTTTCGCGGGTGATCAGGTTTTTCGAATAATCGAGGAAAAGTCCGCAGCTGCTCAAGGTGAATTGGGAAAAACGCTGAGGATCGGCATTGAACGCGTCGCGCATGCTGAAATCCTGCATGGCTTGGCGATGTTGATTGAGCGCTTGCCAGGCGGGCAGAGCGGTAACGTCATGAGGGGTGCGGTAGTACGCCATCGCTGCGGGTTTCCTTTTATTACGGGGACTGCCTTTAGGACACTTCAAAGCCCGGAACGTCCAGTCTTTCATCAAGGGCTGGGTTCCGAACAGCGCTAACCATAGCGCAGGCCGATTACATTAAACCTAGCGTGTCGATATGTCTTGGCTTTGTCTGCGCTTGTGCCGGTACTTTTTTATACCGGCACTTTTTATACCTGCACAGAAAGCAGGGCAACAGGCGGGGGTCAGAGGTTCAGATGCAGGTTGTCGATGAGGCGGGTAGCGCCCAGGTAGGCAGCGACCAGGATCACCACGTCGCGGTCCTCGGCGGTGGCCGGGCGCAGGTGCACGCCCTGGCGCACTTCGAGGTAGTCCAGGCGCAACCCGGCGGCTTCGATCTGCCGGACCTGTTCGGCGCGCAGCGTGGCGAAGTCGCGGTCACCGCCTTTGATAGCGGCGGCAATCTGGCTGAGGCTGCGGTACAGCACCGGCGCGATGGCCCGTTGCTCCTCGGTGAGGTAGCCGTTGCGCGACGACAGCGCCAGGCCGTCATCGGCGCGCACGGTCGGTTCCCCGATGATCTGGATCGGCATGTTCAGGTCATGGACCATGGCGCGAATCACCGCCAGTTGCTGATAGTCCTTCTGGCCAAACACGGCCATGTCCGGCTGGACCATGTTGAACAACTTGCTGACCACCGTCGCCACCCCTTCAAAGTGCCCGGGACGGCTGGCGCCGCACAGGCCTTCGGAGAGCAGGGGCACGCTGACGCGGGTTTGGGTGGCCATGCCGCCGGGGTACATCTCCTCGACGGTGGGCGCGAACAACAGGTTGCAGCCGGCTTGCAGGAGCTTTTCCTGGTCGGCGGCCAGGGTGCGCGGGTATTTGTCCAGGTCTTCGCCGGCGCCAA
The genomic region above belongs to Pseudomonas poae and contains:
- a CDS encoding class I SAM-dependent methyltransferase, producing the protein MSSLNQALRAALDQRQDLLNELHAQGTDCYRLFHGSQEGAGGLTIDRYGPQLLVQSFHQSLETADLLALHQQVNQHLGLELLPVYNDRSRGNSRIDREDTVYRAEPAALDDLVGHEWGLNYRVRGRHAGQDPLLFLDLRNTRGWVKDHSAGKSVLNLFAYTCGVGLSAAAGGAREVCNLDFAEGNLAVGRENGLLNPQLPSMEFVQSDYFPAIRQLAGLPITQRRGQKLPSYPRLEQRQYDLVLLDPPAWAKSAFGTVDLLRDYQSLLKPALLATADNGVLICCNNLAKVSMDDWREQVLRCAEKAGRPVRDWQIMTPGADFPSQDQQPPLKTLILQL
- a CDS encoding oxygenase MpaB family protein — translated: MEFIRSRIETQLMSLTGLSLGQLDLENPKGDPGLFGPDSVSWQVHGDFSSMLIGGISALMLQALHPLALAGVWDHSNFRQDMLGRLRRTSQFISGTTFGSRKDAEWLIEKVRTIHLQVVGHAPDGRAYAASDPDLLTWVHVAEVSNFLAAHLRYRNPHLSGGDQDRYYSEIALVAERLGARHVPRSRQEIADYLARIRPQLLCDERSREVVRLLLNAPAPSHLAKPFGALMMQAGIDLLPDWASAMLEQHQSPLQRQMIRAGVKRSAPLLRWAMRNGSVQRAHRRMGLM
- the acs gene encoding acetate--CoA ligase → MFDISTFPTADAVRLAAQLSQADYQRLYRQSVEQPDLFWAEQAKAFLDWMTPWHTVQQSDIRTGAAQWFAGGQLNVSYNCIDRHLAQRADQPAFIWEGDDPAKSSKITYRQLHQNVSRLANVLKSRGVKKGDRVCIYMPMIPEAAYAMLACTRIGAVHSVVFGGFSPDALRDRILDADCRTVITADEGVRGGKPVALKQNVDKALASCPNVSTVLVVERTGASVNWSEGRDLKYQQAVEAASDDCPPEPMGAEDPLFILYTSGSTGKPKGVLHTTGGYLLQAAMTFKYVLDYRDGEVFWCTADVGWVTGHSYIVYGPLANGATSLMFEGVPSYPDSSRFWQVIDKHSVNIFYTAPTALRALMREGHGPLENTSRASLRLLGSVGEPINPEAWDWYFNAVGEQRCPIVDTWWQTETGGIMLSPLVSAQRIKPGCATQPMFGVQPVLLDEQGKEISGAGSGVLAIKASWPGQIRSVYGDPQRMIDTYFKPYPGYYFTGDGARRDEDGDYWITGRIDDVINVSGHRIGTAEVESALVLHDQVAEAAVVGYPHDVKGQGIYAFVTPMNGVEPSDALKKHLLELVSKEIGSFAKPELIQWAPALPKTRSGKIMRRILRKIACNELDSLGDTSTLADPSVVDGLIDKRLNR
- the pgi gene encoding glucose-6-phosphate isomerase, encoding MAYYRTPHDVTALPAWQALNQHRQAMQDFSMRDAFNADPQRFSQFTLSSCGLFLDYSKNLITRETRDLLVGLAKEVNLKGAIDALYAGEPVNSSEGRPALHTALRRPVGDKLSVNGVNIMPDVHKVLNQITDLVGRIHDGLWRGYTEKPITDVVNIGIGGSFLGPELVSEALLSYAHKGVRCHYLANIDGSEFHELTMKLRAETTLFIVSSKSFNTLETLKNAQAARAWYLAQGGSEAELYRHFIAVSSNNAAAVAFGIREENIFPMWDWVGGRYSLWSAIGLPIALAIGMSNFKELLSGAYTMDQHFQNAPFEANMPVLLGLLGVWYGNFWGAQSHAILPYDHYLRNITKHLQQLDMESNGKSVRQDGTPVSTDTGPVIWGGVGCNGQHAYHQLLHQGTQLIPADFIVPIVSFNPVSDHHQWLYANCLSQSQALMLGKTRSEAEAELREKGLPEAEVQKLAPHKVIPGNRPSNTIVVERISPRRLGALVAMYEHKVFVQSVIWGINAFDQWGVELGKELGKGVYNRLTGAEETLADDASTQGLINYFRGRHRG
- the panC gene encoding pantoate--beta-alanine ligase, encoding MNTVKTLRELRSAVAHARSAGKRIGFVPTMGNLHSGHATLVTKAAQQADFVVASIFVNPLQFGAGEDLDKYPRTLAADQEKLLQAGCNLLFAPTVEEMYPGGMATQTRVSVPLLSEGLCGASRPGHFEGVATVVSKLFNMVQPDMAVFGQKDYQQLAVIRAMVHDLNMPIQIIGEPTVRADDGLALSSRNGYLTEEQRAIAPVLYRSLSQIAAAIKGGDRDFATLRAEQVRQIEAAGLRLDYLEVRQGVHLRPATAEDRDVVILVAAYLGATRLIDNLHLNL